From Psychroflexus torquis ATCC 700755, the proteins below share one genomic window:
- a CDS encoding TonB-dependent receptor produces MKKNYFLIILFLIGFASTAQVTTSTMSGLVKDDTGLTLPGANIVATHVPTGSVYGAMTNLDGRFRINNMRIGGPYTVAISYVGFETRILENINLDLGETFNIEATLLISSNALDEVTITVSENPTFSSQRTGAATQVTSRDLKGLPTISRSAQDFTRLEPTASGNSFGGRNDQFNNFTLDGAVFNNPFGLDSPTPGGQTGAQPVSLDAIEQIKVTTAPYDVTLSGFTGASVNAVTKSGDNTFKGTVYSFFRNENLTGGKIEGQDVPKADLEQLQYGVSIGGPIVENKLFFFANFEKDDRTDLGSPFSPNRGTGAINESRVLASDMIAVSQALSDLGYDTGRFENFNFNSESTKGIIKLDWNINQNHKAAFIYNFLKASKDTPANRTALGFRGPSPSVIQFENSAYEINNNLDSFQFELNSTFGNVSNKFQAGYTYFDDFRSPFSTPAPPITIQDGNGSNYIIAGHEPFSINNELQQKVFQVTNNVNIFVGDHSITIGGSFERFEFDNSFNLGGYDNFGNPNGYYGTFLGGEYPSVNAFLTDASAGAQSAIAQNLAFAQSTFDSRNANGVGNDGGWRLSETNVGQLSFYAQDEWSMTDNFKLTFGLRLDKPLYFDTDEKIQEYIDIDNGASVDPTTVYFDPETNAETTLNSTQLPTDQFLISPRMGFNWDVRNDKTLQIRGGTGVFTGRLPFVWIGNQVSGADQGFFQIVDPDFKFPQVWRTNIGLDYKFENGLIASTDISYTEDINAAHVQNWGLKEPTGTLEGVDSRAIYRAADKGENDAYVFTNSNKGRIFNAVGTLKKYFDNGLYVSTSYSYLNAKDVNSIEAEITGDAFTFNPTVGNANNDALGFSKYGDTHRFIAVISKNWQYGKSNQWETTVSSFIEYAQGGRYNFTYGGDINNDGSDRNDLLYIPTVQELDQMTFSGLGQAEAFNTLIENNDYMSDNRGSYFGRYGAKAPWRSTVDIKILQDYNFKVNDTKFNTIQISLDILNFGNLLNSDWGVVQEPFNQQPIGVVVDPATNEPVYTYNENRVDTFAVNTSLLSRWRMQVGLRYIF; encoded by the coding sequence ATGAAGAAAAATTACTTTTTAATTATTTTATTTTTAATCGGTTTTGCAAGTACTGCTCAAGTGACGACCTCTACCATGTCAGGTTTAGTAAAAGACGATACTGGCCTTACGCTTCCCGGAGCAAACATCGTTGCTACTCATGTTCCCACAGGATCTGTATACGGAGCAATGACCAATCTCGATGGAAGATTTAGAATCAATAACATGAGAATAGGTGGGCCTTATACAGTGGCTATTTCTTATGTTGGTTTTGAAACTAGGATCTTAGAAAATATCAACCTTGATCTTGGCGAAACTTTCAATATTGAAGCGACCTTACTTATTTCTTCTAATGCCTTAGATGAAGTCACCATTACCGTATCTGAAAATCCTACGTTCTCAAGTCAAAGAACTGGAGCTGCAACTCAAGTCACTAGTAGAGATTTAAAAGGCCTGCCTACCATTTCCAGATCAGCTCAAGATTTCACAAGGCTAGAGCCTACAGCAAGTGGAAACTCTTTTGGAGGTAGAAATGATCAATTCAACAATTTCACGTTAGATGGAGCTGTTTTCAATAATCCTTTCGGATTGGATTCACCAACTCCTGGTGGTCAAACAGGCGCTCAGCCTGTCTCCTTAGATGCTATTGAGCAAATAAAGGTAACCACAGCACCTTATGATGTTACACTTTCTGGTTTTACAGGAGCTTCTGTGAACGCAGTGACAAAGAGTGGTGATAATACCTTTAAAGGAACGGTATATTCTTTTTTTAGAAATGAAAATTTAACCGGTGGTAAAATTGAAGGTCAGGACGTTCCCAAGGCAGATCTAGAGCAACTACAATATGGTGTGAGTATTGGAGGGCCAATTGTTGAAAATAAATTATTTTTCTTTGCCAATTTTGAAAAAGATGATCGTACTGATCTTGGATCTCCATTTTCTCCAAATAGAGGTACAGGAGCTATTAATGAGTCTAGAGTTTTAGCTTCAGATATGATTGCGGTTTCTCAAGCTTTGTCAGATTTAGGCTACGATACAGGACGTTTTGAGAACTTTAATTTCAATTCAGAATCTACCAAGGGAATTATTAAATTGGATTGGAATATCAATCAAAATCACAAAGCTGCTTTTATCTATAATTTCTTAAAAGCATCAAAAGATACTCCAGCCAATAGAACAGCTTTAGGCTTTAGAGGTCCTAGTCCTTCGGTTATTCAATTTGAGAATTCAGCCTATGAAATCAATAATAACCTCGATTCTTTTCAATTTGAATTGAATTCAACGTTTGGGAATGTTTCTAATAAATTTCAAGCCGGTTATACTTATTTTGATGACTTTAGAAGTCCATTTTCCACTCCAGCACCTCCTATTACCATACAAGATGGGAACGGATCCAACTACATCATTGCTGGACACGAACCTTTTTCTATCAATAATGAATTGCAACAAAAGGTTTTTCAAGTGACCAATAATGTCAATATTTTTGTGGGGGACCACTCCATAACTATTGGTGGATCTTTCGAAAGATTTGAATTTGATAACTCCTTTAATTTAGGGGGCTATGATAATTTCGGTAATCCTAATGGATATTATGGAACATTTCTAGGAGGAGAATATCCTTCGGTCAATGCATTTCTAACAGATGCGAGTGCAGGAGCTCAAAGTGCAATTGCTCAAAATCTAGCTTTTGCTCAATCCACTTTCGATTCTAGAAATGCCAATGGAGTTGGAAACGACGGAGGTTGGAGACTCTCTGAAACCAATGTAGGTCAGCTGTCTTTTTATGCTCAAGATGAATGGAGTATGACCGACAATTTCAAGCTCACTTTTGGTTTGCGTTTAGACAAACCCTTATATTTTGACACCGATGAGAAGATTCAAGAATATATAGATATCGATAATGGCGCTTCAGTGGATCCAACAACGGTCTATTTTGATCCTGAAACCAATGCAGAAACGACTTTAAATTCAACTCAATTACCTACAGATCAATTCTTAATATCTCCTAGAATGGGTTTCAACTGGGATGTTAGAAATGATAAAACCCTTCAAATCCGTGGTGGAACAGGAGTGTTCACTGGTAGATTACCTTTTGTTTGGATCGGTAATCAAGTAAGTGGAGCCGATCAGGGATTTTTCCAAATCGTAGATCCAGATTTTAAATTTCCACAAGTTTGGAGAACTAATATTGGATTAGATTATAAATTTGAAAATGGACTTATTGCAAGTACAGATATTTCTTATACGGAAGACATCAATGCTGCACATGTTCAAAACTGGGGACTCAAAGAGCCAACAGGAACTTTGGAAGGCGTAGACAGCAGAGCTATCTATAGAGCAGCAGATAAGGGCGAAAATGATGCGTATGTCTTTACAAATTCCAATAAAGGACGCATTTTTAATGCAGTAGGAACTTTGAAAAAGTATTTTGATAATGGTCTCTATGTTAGCACATCTTATAGCTATTTGAATGCTAAAGATGTAAACTCTATAGAAGCTGAAATTACAGGAGATGCTTTTACCTTTAACCCAACAGTAGGAAATGCTAATAATGATGCGTTAGGCTTTTCTAAATATGGAGATACGCATAGGTTTATAGCTGTTATTTCCAAAAATTGGCAATACGGGAAGAGTAATCAATGGGAAACAACAGTATCTAGTTTTATAGAGTATGCTCAAGGTGGACGTTATAATTTTACCTACGGAGGAGATATTAATAATGATGGGTCAGATAGAAATGATTTGCTTTATATCCCTACGGTTCAGGAGTTAGATCAAATGACTTTTTCTGGTCTTGGACAAGCTGAGGCTTTTAATACTCTTATTGAAAATAACGATTATATGAGTGATAATAGAGGAAGTTATTTTGGACGTTATGGTGCTAAAGCCCCATGGAGAAGTACAGTGGATATTAAAATACTTCAAGATTATAATTTTAAAGTTAACGATACAAAATTCAACACAATCCAGATAAGTCTTGACATTTTGAACTTTGGAAATTTATTGAATTCAGATTGGGGTGTCGTTCAAGAACCATTTAATCAACAGCCTATAGGGGTGGTTGTGGATCCTGCGACCAATGAACCTGTATATACTTACAATGAGAATAGAGTAGATACCTTTGCCGTTAACACAAGTTTACTCTCTAGATGGAGAATGCAAGTTGGGTTGCGTTACATTTTTTAA
- a CDS encoding DUF6495 family protein, with product MKYERLTQEQLKEMNKEFINFLASQSITNEEWEDIKTNKPQVAEDELDVFSDLVWEGVLNNVNYLEHFSPQQLFLFEFTDQHIDLIGIKIQNETVDINTKQGFQWLRDNLLNEDVHIYTSRKALSEDRNKDIFALIKQGAHITKGKLYHYFSGMVEK from the coding sequence ATGAAATACGAAAGACTTACACAGGAACAGCTTAAGGAAATGAACAAAGAATTTATTAATTTCTTGGCAAGCCAATCTATCACCAATGAAGAATGGGAGGATATCAAAACCAACAAACCGCAGGTGGCAGAAGATGAATTGGATGTATTTAGCGATTTGGTTTGGGAAGGGGTGTTGAACAACGTTAACTACCTAGAACATTTCTCTCCACAGCAGTTGTTTCTTTTTGAATTTACAGATCAGCATATAGATCTTATAGGCATTAAAATTCAAAACGAAACTGTCGATATCAATACTAAACAAGGTTTCCAATGGCTTAGGGATAACTTATTGAATGAGGATGTACATATCTACACGTCTAGAAAAGCTTTAAGTGAGGACAGAAATAAGGATATTTTTGCACTGATTAAACAAGGAGCACACATTACCAAAGGCAAACTTTATCACTATTTTAGTGGTATGGTTGAAAAGTAA
- the hisS gene encoding histidine--tRNA ligase, translating into MASKASIPKGTRDFSPLEVSRRHYIISAIEKHFKTFGFQPIETPTFENSETLMGKYGDEGDRLIFKILNSGDFLRKLNSDVYSSQDSLKLSTQISEKALKYDLTVPFARYVVQHQNEIDFPFKRYQIQSVFRADRPQKGRFREFLQCDADVIGSDSLWQEVEFIQLYDAVFSSLGLEGVTIKMNNRKILSGLAEVIEESDKLVDFTVALDKLDKIGEEGVKKEMLDKGISENALKNIQPIFSLEGDFSTRIKLLKSLLSNSEVGQKGIQELEFIEKALQSLPLKMAKLDLDVTLARGLNYYTGAIFEISAPEKVKMGSIGGGGRYDDLTGIFGLKNKMSGVGVSFGLDRIYLVLEELDLFPKAIEESTKVLFINFGEEEALYALKAVNALRTSSVAAELYPDAAKMKKQMTYADKRNIPYVVLAGSTEMESEVYNFKDMNSGEQESFNLEELINKLSN; encoded by the coding sequence ATGGCAAGCAAGGCTTCAATACCAAAAGGGACTCGTGATTTTTCTCCACTTGAAGTGAGCAGAAGACACTATATTATCTCTGCAATTGAAAAGCATTTTAAAACCTTTGGCTTTCAACCTATAGAAACTCCAACATTCGAGAATTCTGAAACCTTGATGGGAAAATATGGTGATGAAGGAGATCGTCTTATTTTTAAGATATTGAATTCTGGGGACTTTTTAAGAAAATTAAATTCAGATGTTTATAGTTCTCAAGATAGCCTGAAACTATCGACTCAAATCTCAGAAAAGGCCCTTAAGTACGACCTTACTGTTCCCTTTGCACGGTATGTGGTACAACACCAAAACGAAATCGACTTTCCGTTTAAACGCTATCAAATTCAATCTGTATTTAGAGCAGATCGACCTCAGAAAGGAAGATTTAGAGAGTTTTTACAATGCGATGCCGATGTAATTGGGAGTGATAGTCTATGGCAAGAAGTGGAATTTATTCAGCTTTATGATGCTGTATTTTCAAGTTTAGGCTTAGAAGGGGTGACTATTAAAATGAATAACAGAAAAATCCTTTCAGGACTAGCAGAAGTCATTGAAGAAAGTGACAAATTGGTAGATTTTACGGTAGCTCTTGACAAGTTGGATAAAATAGGGGAGGAGGGCGTGAAAAAGGAAATGCTTGACAAAGGAATTTCTGAAAACGCTCTTAAAAACATTCAGCCTATTTTTAGCCTTGAAGGTGATTTTTCAACAAGGATTAAGCTTTTAAAATCTTTACTTTCTAATTCTGAAGTAGGGCAAAAGGGAATTCAAGAACTTGAATTTATAGAAAAGGCCCTTCAGTCCCTGCCTCTCAAGATGGCTAAATTGGACTTGGATGTGACTTTAGCTCGCGGACTCAATTACTACACGGGAGCTATTTTTGAAATTTCTGCCCCAGAAAAGGTCAAAATGGGATCGATAGGTGGCGGTGGAAGATACGACGATCTCACCGGTATTTTTGGGCTGAAGAATAAGATGAGTGGAGTAGGAGTTTCATTTGGACTAGATAGGATTTATCTAGTCTTGGAGGAGTTGGATTTATTTCCAAAGGCTATAGAGGAATCAACAAAAGTCTTGTTTATAAACTTTGGTGAAGAAGAAGCTTTGTATGCTTTAAAGGCGGTTAACGCTCTAAGAACTTCTTCTGTAGCGGCTGAATTATATCCCGATGCTGCTAAAATGAAAAAACAAATGACTTATGCTGATAAACGAAATATTCCTTATGTGGTTTTAGCGGGAAGTACTGAAATGGAATCTGAAGTTTATAATTTTAAAGACATGAACTCTGGAGAACAAGAATCATTTAATCTAGAAGAATTAATAAATAAACTATCAAATTAG
- a CDS encoding START-like domain-containing protein yields the protein MSDKVKYEMEFPIQVSPSLLYQYISTPSGLSEWFADNVNSRGELFTFMWEGSEEEAKLLSKKADDRIKLRWTEDEEESLNYFFEMKIQVDEITKDVSLMITDFAEEGEEDEGKMLWDNMVSDLKQILGSS from the coding sequence ATGAGTGATAAAGTAAAATACGAGATGGAATTTCCTATACAGGTTTCCCCATCTTTGCTATACCAATATATTTCAACACCTTCTGGATTAAGCGAGTGGTTTGCGGATAATGTGAATTCTAGAGGCGAGTTATTCACATTTATGTGGGAAGGGAGCGAAGAGGAAGCAAAACTTCTCTCTAAAAAAGCAGACGATAGAATCAAATTAAGATGGACTGAAGATGAAGAAGAGAGCTTAAATTATTTCTTTGAAATGAAAATTCAAGTAGATGAGATCACTAAAGACGTCTCTTTGATGATCACAGATTTTGCTGAAGAAGGTGAAGAAGATGAGGGCAAGATGCTTTGGGATAACATGGTATCAGATTTAAAACAAATTCTAGGATCCTCTTAA
- a CDS encoding aminotransferase class IV — MKVSFNGDLLPSDEATLNLNNRGYNYGDSLFETMRVINSKIMFWESHYFRLMSSMRILRMSIPMDFSPEFLEEKIIELIKANDLGSSPVRVKINIHREAGGYYTPERNSIGYFISVKPLDGAFFTISDDPYEVELFKDHYVLSGMLSTIKSNNKLVNILAGIYAKENGFDNCFLINQNKSVLEMTNGNVFIIKGKDIKTPPLSDGCLNGIIRKQLIEILNKSEDFTLKEESVSPFELQKADEIFFTNAIQGIQSITKYRKKTYTNTVARNLVGKLNAKARLVDI, encoded by the coding sequence ATGAAAGTAAGTTTTAATGGTGATCTTTTACCATCTGATGAAGCAACACTAAATCTCAATAACAGAGGTTATAATTATGGCGATAGTCTCTTTGAGACCATGAGAGTGATTAATTCTAAAATTATGTTTTGGGAATCCCATTACTTTAGATTAATGTCGTCTATGAGAATCTTAAGAATGTCTATTCCGATGGACTTTTCCCCAGAATTTCTTGAAGAAAAAATCATAGAGCTTATTAAAGCTAATGATTTAGGGTCTTCACCTGTTCGCGTTAAAATTAATATCCATAGAGAAGCAGGGGGTTATTATACACCCGAAAGAAATTCTATTGGTTATTTTATAAGTGTAAAACCTTTAGATGGTGCTTTTTTTACAATTAGTGATGATCCTTATGAAGTGGAGTTATTCAAAGATCATTATGTGCTTTCTGGGATGCTTTCGACGATTAAGTCTAACAATAAGTTGGTAAATATTTTAGCAGGGATCTATGCTAAAGAAAATGGATTTGATAATTGTTTCTTAATCAATCAAAATAAATCAGTACTTGAAATGACCAATGGTAATGTATTCATTATTAAGGGGAAAGACATAAAAACACCGCCATTATCTGATGGATGTTTGAATGGAATTATCAGAAAACAGCTTATAGAAATACTCAATAAATCTGAAGACTTCACTTTAAAAGAGGAGTCTGTTTCTCCTTTTGAACTTCAAAAGGCAGATGAAATATTCTTTACCAATGCCATACAAGGTATTCAATCGATTACTAAATATAGAAAGAAGACGTATACCAATACAGTGGCTAGAAACCTAGTTGGAAAGCTAAATGCTAAAGCAAGATTGGTAGATATTTAA
- a CDS encoding YqgE/AlgH family protein yields MEKLQPHRGDILVSEPSTIGDLTFNRSVILLAHLDAEGVVGFILNKPLDINLEELIPEIEENFKIFNGGPVEQENLYFIHNVPHLILESVEIKEGIYWGGSFETIVELINTRQITSANIKFFLGYSGWDPSQLETEIDMNTWVIDYETKANDILNSLKYGQFWQEKMKKLGGDYLIWSNAPENPNYN; encoded by the coding sequence ATGGAAAAACTTCAACCCCACCGAGGAGATATTTTAGTATCAGAACCTTCTACGATTGGCGATTTAACTTTCAATCGCTCTGTTATACTCTTAGCCCATCTGGATGCTGAAGGTGTAGTAGGCTTTATCCTGAACAAACCCCTAGATATTAATCTTGAAGAATTGATTCCTGAAATAGAGGAAAATTTTAAAATTTTTAATGGAGGACCTGTTGAACAGGAAAATTTATACTTTATTCATAATGTTCCTCACCTCATTTTAGAAAGCGTGGAAATTAAAGAGGGCATTTACTGGGGAGGCTCATTTGAAACTATTGTAGAATTGATCAATACTAGACAAATTACTTCGGCTAACATTAAATTCTTCTTGGGCTATTCCGGCTGGGATCCTTCTCAATTAGAAACTGAAATCGATATGAATACTTGGGTCATAGACTATGAGACTAAGGCGAATGACATTCTCAACTCATTGAAATACGGTCAATTCTGGCAAGAAAAAATGAAAAAACTTGGTGGAGATTATCTTATTTGGTCCAATGCGCCTGAAAACCCTAATTACAATTAA
- a CDS encoding HU family DNA-binding protein, with protein sequence MNKTNLIDAMAEDAGVTKAEAKKALESFLENVEGALKKGDRVSLVGFGSWSVSKRAAREGRNPQTGKTIKIAAKNVVKFKAGSDLQKAVN encoded by the coding sequence ATGAACAAAACAAATTTAATTGATGCCATGGCAGAAGATGCTGGTGTTACAAAAGCAGAAGCTAAAAAAGCATTGGAGTCTTTTCTTGAAAATGTAGAAGGTGCTCTTAAAAAAGGAGATCGTGTATCTTTAGTTGGATTTGGATCTTGGTCGGTATCTAAAAGAGCTGCTCGTGAAGGTAGAAACCCACAGACTGGGAAGACTATTAAAATTGCTGCTAAAAATGTAGTGAAATTTAAAGCTGGATCTGATTTGCAAAAAGCAGTTAACTAA
- the fmt gene encoding methionyl-tRNA formyltransferase, whose protein sequence is MRTLRILFMGTPEFAVGILDRLQTSSFNIVGVVTAPDKPAGRGKQLKSSAVKTYALHHDLEVLQPTNLKSEDFQDDLKRLDPNLIVVVAFRMLPKAVWDFPDYGTFNLHASLLPQYRGAAPINWAIINGEKKTGVTTFFIDEEIDTGKIIDSKSISIAEKDNVETLHDKLMTLGADVVIETVKAIEQAKVEPQAQANISELKAAPKLTKENTKIDWKQSGNAIVDFIRGLSPFPVAWTELTIEDEIKKIKVYKASFEISDHQKEIGSTGLNTEIKTIDVAVKNGYVHLEELQFPGKKKMEVKALLNGMEWKSDYRFC, encoded by the coding sequence ATGAGAACCTTACGAATACTATTTATGGGAACGCCAGAATTTGCTGTTGGCATTTTAGATCGTTTACAAACGTCCAGTTTTAATATTGTTGGAGTGGTCACTGCACCAGATAAGCCTGCTGGACGTGGTAAGCAATTGAAATCTTCTGCGGTGAAGACTTATGCGCTTCATCACGATTTGGAAGTCTTACAGCCTACAAATTTAAAATCTGAAGATTTCCAAGATGATTTAAAACGCTTAGATCCCAACTTGATTGTAGTGGTGGCTTTTAGAATGCTCCCAAAAGCGGTCTGGGATTTCCCCGATTATGGCACTTTTAATCTTCATGCCTCTTTACTTCCTCAGTACCGTGGTGCTGCACCAATCAACTGGGCTATTATTAATGGAGAAAAAAAGACAGGTGTCACTACATTTTTTATCGATGAAGAAATCGACACTGGAAAGATTATTGACTCTAAGTCTATTTCTATAGCTGAAAAAGACAATGTAGAGACCTTACACGACAAATTGATGACTCTAGGAGCAGATGTCGTTATAGAAACCGTCAAGGCCATTGAACAAGCTAAAGTTGAGCCTCAAGCTCAAGCCAATATTTCTGAATTAAAAGCAGCTCCCAAGCTAACGAAAGAGAATACCAAAATCGATTGGAAACAATCCGGGAATGCTATTGTTGACTTTATAAGAGGCTTATCCCCCTTTCCTGTGGCTTGGACTGAACTTACTATAGAAGATGAAATAAAAAAGATTAAAGTGTATAAGGCTAGCTTTGAGATATCAGACCATCAAAAGGAAATTGGATCAACAGGCTTAAATACTGAAATAAAAACAATTGATGTTGCTGTAAAAAATGGATACGTACACCTTGAAGAACTCCAATTTCCAGGGAAAAAGAAGATGGAAGTGAAGGCCTTGCTCAACGGAATGGAATGGAAAAGTGATTACCGATTTTGTTAA
- a CDS encoding RecQ family ATP-dependent DNA helicase, translated as MKPIPLDILKTYWGYDQFKPSQELAVDSILEQKDTCVFLPTGGGKSICFQVPALVEPGICIVISPLVALMQDQVENLKSRGIKAQLLKSGMSHVEVDQRLDNCIYGNYKFLYLSPERLQQELVRERIRKMNVNFIAVDEAHCISQWGHDFRPAYRKIHLLKELQPSISIIALTATATEKVKQDIITELELEDPAIILESFRRPNIALLTDFTADKMNALYSQLNIATENSIVYVRNRSACVELSEFLNKKGLRSTYFHGGISQTDKQKKLANWLKEDYPIMIATNAFGMGIDKANVRQVIHYHLPESLESYYQEAGRAGRDGKPAKAIVLFNESDKQRLKNQFIKTIPSFEAIKNVYKALMSNFRIAYGEGENEVFDFNFYEFCSHYKLHTVLTYNTLNLLDRLSVISLDKSFQKKAKLKFLVTSKAVIDFIDSHTRFALLIRTILRTYGGVFDNELTLNMQLIKKKTGYNDKEVYDQLEALKKHGILSAEFIKQDLSITFILPREDKYTLNPLRKYVNDYQNNKLQKAEMVLLYIEEKTLCLQGFILKYFGEKESKPCGKCSVCLAVQAKRNPQLSSKYQDLNGYILEELKLSNLSSKELSLKIKYPKEALLESLQQLLESGKITLESNNTYSFNL; from the coding sequence ATGAAACCGATTCCTCTAGATATACTAAAGACCTATTGGGGATATGATCAGTTCAAACCTTCACAGGAACTTGCAGTAGATTCTATTTTAGAACAAAAAGATACTTGTGTGTTTTTACCTACTGGTGGAGGAAAGTCTATCTGTTTTCAGGTGCCTGCACTAGTAGAACCGGGCATTTGTATTGTGATATCGCCATTGGTCGCTTTAATGCAAGATCAAGTTGAAAATTTAAAATCTAGAGGAATAAAAGCACAACTGCTTAAAAGTGGCATGTCCCATGTCGAGGTAGACCAAAGACTAGATAATTGCATTTATGGCAACTATAAATTTCTATACCTTTCTCCAGAGCGACTTCAGCAGGAATTGGTTAGGGAGCGCATCAGAAAAATGAATGTTAATTTTATAGCTGTCGATGAAGCACATTGTATTTCACAATGGGGTCACGATTTTAGACCTGCTTACAGAAAAATTCATTTATTGAAGGAGTTACAGCCTAGTATTTCCATCATCGCTCTTACGGCCACAGCCACAGAGAAAGTTAAACAAGATATCATCACAGAACTTGAGCTTGAAGACCCTGCGATTATTTTGGAAAGTTTTCGGCGACCTAATATTGCTCTTCTTACTGATTTTACGGCAGATAAAATGAATGCCTTGTATTCACAACTTAACATCGCCACAGAAAACAGCATTGTCTATGTTAGAAATCGATCTGCCTGTGTAGAGTTATCTGAGTTTTTAAATAAGAAGGGACTCCGCTCGACTTATTTTCATGGTGGTATTTCACAAACAGACAAACAAAAAAAATTAGCGAACTGGTTGAAAGAAGACTATCCTATTATGATAGCGACCAATGCTTTTGGAATGGGAATCGACAAAGCCAACGTAAGACAAGTGATCCATTACCATCTGCCTGAAAGTTTAGAAAGTTATTATCAGGAAGCAGGAAGAGCAGGTCGGGATGGAAAGCCTGCTAAAGCTATCGTCTTGTTCAACGAAAGTGACAAGCAGAGGCTCAAAAATCAGTTTATCAAAACCATCCCTAGTTTCGAAGCCATAAAAAATGTCTATAAAGCTTTAATGAGCAACTTCAGAATAGCATACGGAGAGGGAGAAAATGAAGTTTTCGATTTCAATTTTTACGAGTTCTGCTCCCATTATAAGCTACATACGGTATTAACCTATAATACACTGAATCTTTTAGACAGACTAAGTGTCATCAGTTTGGACAAATCTTTTCAGAAAAAAGCAAAATTGAAATTTTTAGTAACCAGTAAGGCCGTGATAGACTTTATAGATAGTCACACGCGATTTGCCTTGTTAATCAGAACTATTTTACGAACCTATGGAGGAGTGTTTGACAATGAGTTGACCTTAAACATGCAACTCATAAAAAAGAAAACAGGTTATAATGACAAAGAGGTTTATGACCAACTTGAAGCTTTAAAAAAACATGGCATCCTGTCAGCGGAATTTATCAAGCAAGATTTGAGCATTACTTTCATTCTCCCTCGTGAAGATAAATACACTTTGAATCCTTTAAGAAAGTATGTAAATGATTATCAAAATAACAAGCTTCAAAAAGCAGAAATGGTTTTGCTATACATCGAGGAAAAGACGCTGTGTTTACAAGGTTTTATTTTGAAGTATTTTGGAGAAAAAGAGTCCAAGCCTTGCGGAAAATGTTCTGTTTGTTTAGCAGTTCAAGCCAAAAGAAATCCACAATTATCTTCCAAATATCAAGACTTAAATGGTTATATTTTGGAAGAATTAAAGCTGTCCAACTTAAGTTCAAAAGAACTTTCTCTGAAGATCAAATATCCCAAAGAAGCGCTACTGGAGTCGTTACAACAACTTCTGGAAAGCGGGAAAATAACATTAGAATCTAATAACACCTATAGTTTTAACCTATGA
- a CDS encoding AAA family ATPase produces MKIKSVKNLLIGGPSTGKSTVIEALSDLGYFCFPEISREVTLEARQLGIEHLFLDDPLRFSEMLLKGRIKQFEEAETLDTRHVFMDRGIPDVTAYMDHFQEDYPKEFQKANKTHVYDNVFLFPIWNDIYTQDNERFEDLDLAESLQDSLVKTYRDLGYPLIEVPKTRIHVRMNFILNSIKTK; encoded by the coding sequence ATGAAAATAAAGTCCGTCAAAAATTTACTCATAGGTGGCCCAAGTACTGGAAAATCTACAGTTATAGAAGCGCTGTCCGACTTAGGTTATTTTTGTTTCCCCGAAATATCAAGAGAAGTCACCTTGGAAGCAAGACAGTTAGGGATAGAGCATTTGTTTTTGGACGACCCTTTGCGCTTTAGTGAAATGCTCTTAAAAGGGCGCATAAAGCAATTTGAAGAAGCTGAAACTCTAGATACGCGTCATGTTTTTATGGATAGGGGCATCCCCGATGTGACCGCTTATATGGATCATTTTCAAGAGGATTATCCTAAGGAATTCCAAAAGGCAAACAAAACTCATGTGTATGACAATGTCTTTCTATTTCCCATCTGGAATGATATTTACACCCAAGACAATGAGCGTTTTGAAGATTTAGATCTTGCTGAGAGTCTACAAGATTCACTAGTGAAGACTTATCGAGACTTAGGCTATCCCTTGATAGAAGTACCCAAAACCAGAATCCATGTGCGCATGAACTTTATTCTTAACAGCATAAAAACCAAATGA